The genomic DNA CTTCCAGATCCCGTATCCATGTAGCTTTCCTTCGCTTAGTACTTCAAGTATGCGGAGCTTCGTTAACCCTATACGTAACGGTAGTTCAACGTCGGCTAACGTTAGCTTCACTTCCTTTTGCCTCTTAATTAGGCTTCGCGCGGTCTTAACATCCTTTAAGCCGGAGCCTGTGATTATGCATACTATCCTCTCGCTAGGATCAATTATTCCTGCGTCTAAGGCTGCCTTCACCCCGGCGATAGCAGAACCTGCGGCTGGCTCCGCGAATATACCCTCAGTTTTCGCGAGTAACCGGGCTGCTTGAACCATTTCCTCATCCAGCACCATGCTCACGAAGCCCCCACTCTTCTTTATAGCTTTTAGGGCTAGCGACGCATAGGGTGAGCTTTTCACGCCGACGTCTAGGAAGCGGGTTTCAACCCTTTCAACCTCCTCTACAACTCCTTTACCCTCCATAAAGGCCTTAGCTATAGGCCCTCCCTTCGGTTGAACACCTGAGATGATAACCTTCACATCCTTTAGGAAGCCCGCTTCCTCCAGTTCGTTAAACGCCTTCCAGATCATAACGGCATGCCCCCCACTCCCTAAAGGTACAACTATCCTATCCGGTAGATTACCGAGGGTTTGCTCATAAATCTCAAACCCCGTGGTTTTCTCACCTTCGAGGAAGAAGGGGTCTAGGGGTGATGCCGAATAAGTATCGACCATCCCCCTTAAGGTTAAAGCCTTAGCTTCATCGTAGCTTCTAGCCAGCTCCACGTCGGCCCCATACGCTATCATCTGGTAAAGCTTCCCTAAGTCCACGCCCGTCGGTATAAAGATTTTACACGATAACCCTGCTTTAGCCGCGTAAGCAGCTAACGAAGCCCCATAGTTACCGGTAGCCGCGCAGATAACCCCGCCGTAGTTA from Candidatus Nezhaarchaeales archaeon includes the following:
- the thrC gene encoding threonine synthase; this translates as MFVKCFSCIQCGETFSVAKPLQKCPKCGGALLVVYDYEEVSSSLSLDKLRSRPFCVWRYFELLPVTDRSKVVTLGEGGTFLHRCKKLAKMIGVKELYVKDETTNPTGSFMDRGTTVQVSKALELNYGGVICAATGNYGASLAAYAAKAGLSCKIFIPTGVDLGKLYQMIAYGADVELARSYDEAKALTLRGMVDTYSASPLDPFFLEGEKTTGFEIYEQTLGNLPDRIVVPLGSGGHAVMIWKAFNELEEAGFLKDVKVIISGVQPKGGPIAKAFMEGKGVVEEVERVETRFLDVGVKSSPYASLALKAIKKSGGFVSMVLDEEMVQAARLLAKTEGIFAEPAAGSAIAGVKAALDAGIIDPSERIVCIITGSGLKDVKTARSLIKRQKEVKLTLADVELPLRIGLTKLRILEVLSEGKLHGYGIWKRLKTRYGINVKLPSVYQHLSELTTLGLVKALDVEKYPRRRGRRLYVATEYGASMVSSIKKAAIEYLYE